The Methylacidimicrobium sp. B4 genome contains a region encoding:
- a CDS encoding amidohydrolase family protein, with translation MLICAKALILGPGELLAPGTVRVLGNRIVQVAEEIPLRLGEERVVLEDAVLSPGLINAHVHLDYTGLRGKLPAHSFPAWVKEIVRLKASLSPLELEAALEEGFGLLAGSGTTGVANMEAYPELLLLADRFPLRCWWFLELLDIRPHLWSPEATCGALRFFDDPHRPLGKLGLAPHAPYTVSPELYRLVRQSAERFRLPVTTHLSESPEEWEMFCQGGGALLDLVRQAGSPRENGRELSPLQWLERIGGLVPGMLLVHLNYLADADWALLARGEHPVVHCPKSHAFFSYAPFPLERMLSLGIPVCLATDSLASNDSLDLREEIRAARRQHPGIPAQRWWEMVTSAPARALGFPGTLGEIRGGAWADLAAFRWASGTDPWEACVEGREEPLFLMVDGKVLRAEGRGYR, from the coding sequence ATGCTCATTTGCGCAAAGGCTCTCATCCTCGGACCCGGCGAGCTCCTGGCCCCCGGGACGGTTCGCGTCCTCGGGAACCGGATCGTCCAGGTAGCGGAGGAGATTCCTCTGCGGCTCGGCGAGGAGCGGGTCGTCCTCGAGGATGCGGTTCTCTCCCCGGGCCTGATCAACGCCCATGTTCATCTCGACTACACGGGACTCCGGGGGAAGCTTCCCGCCCACTCCTTTCCCGCCTGGGTCAAGGAGATCGTCCGCCTCAAGGCCTCCTTGAGCCCACTGGAGCTCGAAGCGGCGCTCGAGGAGGGCTTCGGTCTCCTCGCCGGGTCCGGCACGACCGGAGTGGCCAACATGGAGGCCTATCCCGAGCTTCTGCTGCTGGCCGACCGCTTTCCGCTCCGCTGCTGGTGGTTCCTCGAGCTGCTCGATATCCGTCCCCACCTCTGGTCTCCCGAGGCGACTTGCGGGGCGCTCCGCTTCTTTGACGATCCCCACCGCCCGCTCGGCAAGCTGGGGCTCGCACCGCATGCGCCCTACACGGTCTCCCCAGAGCTCTACCGGCTCGTCCGGCAGAGCGCCGAGCGCTTTCGCCTTCCGGTGACCACGCACCTCTCCGAGTCGCCCGAGGAGTGGGAGATGTTTTGCCAGGGAGGCGGCGCTCTCCTCGATCTGGTCCGGCAGGCCGGGAGCCCAAGGGAGAACGGCCGCGAGCTCTCCCCGCTCCAGTGGCTCGAGCGGATCGGCGGCCTGGTCCCCGGCATGCTGCTCGTCCACTTGAACTACTTGGCGGATGCGGACTGGGCTCTCCTGGCGCGAGGGGAGCACCCGGTCGTCCACTGCCCCAAGTCGCACGCCTTCTTTTCGTACGCTCCGTTCCCTCTCGAGCGGATGCTCTCCCTCGGCATCCCCGTCTGCCTGGCGACCGACAGCCTGGCCAGCAACGACTCCCTCGACTTGCGGGAGGAGATCCGCGCGGCTCGCCGGCAGCATCCCGGGATCCCGGCCCAGCGCTGGTGGGAGATGGTCACCTCGGCACCCGCCCGAGCCTTGGGCTTTCCCGGCACCCTGGGCGAAATCCGGGGCGGAGCCTGGGCCGACTTGGCCGCCTTTCGGTGGGCAAGCGGCACCGATCCCTGGGAAGCCTGCGTGGAAGGGCGGGAGGAGCCTCTCTTCCTCATGGTGGATGGGAAGGTGCTCCGGGCGGAGGGGCGCGGGTACCGGTGA
- the lptB gene encoding LPS export ABC transporter ATP-binding protein, which translates to MDRSRQGGLPDPAFPHFGSRGEISLPPWGHPPPPGSATSLPHDTAPEVSEAPGHEREAHLVQPRVLHRAEGEEEDGIYPLSAKGLVKQFGHRRVVNGVDLHIARGEIVGLLGPNGAGKTTTFYMLVGLIQPTQGEVFIDGQRVTQMPMHRRARKGLGYLPQEESIFRKLTVEENLMAILDFLDVDAEERETRCEALLEDFGIAHLRRTMALALSGGEKRRLTIARALATAPTVLLLDEPFSGVDPLAVDDLQQIVLGLRNRGLSVLISDHNVRETLAIVDRAYLVCEGRVMSHGSSEFLINDPVTRELYLGPRFSM; encoded by the coding sequence ATGGACAGATCCCGCCAGGGCGGCCTACCCGATCCGGCTTTTCCCCACTTCGGCTCCCGAGGAGAGATCTCCCTTCCTCCCTGGGGACATCCTCCCCCGCCCGGCTCCGCAACCTCCCTGCCGCACGACACGGCACCGGAAGTCTCCGAAGCCCCGGGGCACGAGAGGGAGGCCCACTTGGTCCAGCCCCGGGTCCTCCACCGAGCCGAAGGGGAGGAAGAGGACGGGATCTACCCCCTCTCCGCAAAGGGGCTCGTCAAGCAGTTCGGCCACAGGCGCGTCGTCAACGGAGTCGATCTGCACATCGCACGGGGCGAGATCGTGGGCCTCCTGGGCCCCAACGGGGCTGGGAAGACGACCACCTTTTACATGCTCGTCGGCCTCATCCAGCCGACGCAGGGCGAGGTCTTCATCGACGGACAGAGGGTCACGCAGATGCCGATGCATCGGCGGGCGCGGAAGGGACTCGGCTACCTTCCGCAGGAAGAGTCGATCTTCCGCAAGCTGACCGTCGAGGAGAACCTGATGGCGATCCTGGACTTTCTCGACGTCGACGCCGAGGAGCGCGAGACCCGATGCGAGGCGCTCCTCGAGGACTTCGGCATCGCCCATCTCCGCCGGACCATGGCCCTGGCCCTGAGCGGCGGCGAAAAGCGACGGCTGACCATCGCCCGAGCCCTGGCAACGGCTCCGACGGTCCTTCTGCTCGACGAACCGTTCAGCGGTGTCGATCCGCTGGCGGTCGACGACCTGCAGCAGATCGTGCTCGGCCTGCGCAACCGGGGCTTGAGCGTGCTCATCAGCGACCACAACGTGCGGGAAACCCTCGCCATCGTCGATCGTGCCTACCTCGTCTGCGAGGGACGCGTGATGAGCCATGGATCGAGCGAGTTCCTGATCAACGATCCGGTGACCCGCGAGCTCTACCTCGGTCCCCGCTTCTCGATGTGA
- a CDS encoding glutaredoxin family protein, translating into MQRVTLYVKTGCPWCVEVEAVLQRYGISYDRFDVLRNSEAYRRMKAISGQSRAPTMEWGDEVLADFGAEELEAFLRDKDLS; encoded by the coding sequence ATGCAACGAGTCACTCTCTACGTGAAAACGGGTTGTCCTTGGTGCGTCGAAGTGGAGGCCGTGCTCCAGCGGTATGGGATCTCCTACGACCGTTTCGATGTCCTGCGCAATTCGGAGGCCTATCGCCGGATGAAGGCGATTTCCGGCCAGTCACGCGCGCCGACCATGGAATGGGGAGACGAGGTGCTTGCCGACTTCGGCGCCGAGGAGCTCGAGGCCTTCCTCCGCGACAAGGATCTATCCTGA
- a CDS encoding polymer-forming cytoskeletal protein has protein sequence MNISTEAMKSQSENLGPKVTVLTRDTEFRGTVGFTGELQLNGRLEGEILSEDGTLVIGDTALVKADIRAKKVVVRGQVFGNILARERLEMVGSARVFGDVQTGALAIEQGAVFVGRSESLQADKVEKPDVASFFKMLSPGVRETTPARVGKGTESTKPLPGAEAKPVEKGAAA, from the coding sequence ATGAACATTTCCACCGAAGCGATGAAGAGCCAGAGCGAGAATCTCGGTCCCAAGGTGACCGTGCTGACGAGGGATACCGAATTCCGGGGGACGGTCGGCTTCACAGGAGAGCTGCAGCTCAACGGGAGGCTCGAAGGAGAGATCCTCTCGGAGGACGGAACCCTGGTCATCGGCGATACGGCCCTGGTCAAAGCCGACATCCGGGCGAAGAAGGTGGTCGTCCGTGGTCAGGTATTCGGCAACATTCTTGCTCGCGAGCGCCTGGAAATGGTGGGATCGGCGCGCGTCTTCGGGGATGTGCAGACCGGAGCGCTTGCGATCGAGCAGGGCGCAGTCTTCGTTGGAAGGTCCGAGAGCTTGCAGGCGGACAAGGTGGAGAAACCCGACGTCGCCTCCTTCTTCAAGATGTTGAGCCCCGGCGTTCGGGAAACCACGCCCGCGAGGGTTGGAAAGGGGACCGAGTCGACCAAGCCGCTTCCCGGCGCAGAAGCGAAGCCCGTTGAAAAGGGAGCCGCCGCCTAG
- a CDS encoding chlorite dismutase family protein, producing the protein MSQATIEKLEPKEGLFVLHLFYQFAAGEAAGAGSSKTLLGGLEALVTEARAADRSQAATLSLIGRADLGFLFFSPDLHRLHGWEKRLAALLGRHGWKKVFSFFSMTERSDYTPSEEEHADQLSSQEGLVPGSPEFEEKMGSFRERMHRYTEVRLYPTLPDWRFFAFYPMNKKREAGANWYALPFAERKELMQGHALVGRRYAGRVIQYVTGSTGLDDWEWGVTLFAHDPFDVKAIVAEMRFDPVSARYGEFGPFFTGLQAPLAEILGRLAV; encoded by the coding sequence GTGAGCCAAGCAACCATCGAGAAGCTCGAGCCAAAGGAGGGACTTTTCGTCCTGCATCTTTTTTATCAATTCGCGGCGGGAGAGGCTGCGGGGGCGGGGTCGTCCAAGACGCTGCTCGGAGGCCTGGAGGCGTTGGTCACCGAAGCCCGGGCGGCGGATCGCAGCCAAGCGGCGACGCTTTCCCTGATCGGAAGGGCCGACCTCGGCTTCCTCTTTTTCTCCCCGGACCTCCACCGGCTGCACGGATGGGAGAAGCGCCTTGCCGCGCTGCTCGGTCGCCACGGGTGGAAGAAGGTCTTTTCCTTTTTCTCCATGACCGAGCGCTCCGACTACACCCCCTCCGAAGAGGAACATGCCGATCAGCTCTCCTCTCAGGAGGGGCTCGTCCCTGGTTCGCCCGAGTTCGAGGAGAAGATGGGCTCTTTTCGCGAGCGGATGCACCGCTATACCGAGGTCCGCCTCTATCCGACCCTGCCGGACTGGCGCTTCTTCGCCTTCTATCCCATGAACAAGAAGAGAGAGGCGGGTGCCAACTGGTATGCTCTCCCCTTTGCGGAAAGGAAGGAGCTGATGCAAGGGCACGCGCTGGTCGGTCGGCGCTACGCTGGCCGAGTGATCCAGTACGTCACGGGCTCGACCGGATTGGACGACTGGGAGTGGGGAGTCACCCTGTTTGCCCACGACCCCTTTGATGTGAAGGCGATCGTGGCGGAGATGCGCTTCGATCCGGTGAGTGCCCGTTATGGGGAGTTCGGCCCGTTCTTTACCGGACTGCAGGCGCCGCTCGCCGAGATCCTCGGTCGGCTTGCCGTCTGA
- a CDS encoding phosphatase PAP2 family protein, producing MGWDLWLFYEINTHWTSPLLDRSMPFVSHYHHFQGIVLAGVVFLTLFGRFRERCFLGLVGLSLVVGDMGMTDGLKHLVNRPRPFSVLPGVREVEEGKISWSDPSQGPRGRSFPSGHAANNAALAYLVTAFYGPRLAWVWLWALLVGYSRIYLGVHYPSDVLAGWLAGAFYGWALSSGAAYAWRRWGAQVSPRLFAAHPRLLYARDRRGEKPQEAEEGGIG from the coding sequence ATGGGTTGGGATCTCTGGCTCTTCTACGAGATCAACACCCATTGGACCAGTCCCCTCCTTGACCGCTCGATGCCCTTCGTCTCCCACTATCACCATTTCCAGGGAATCGTTCTGGCGGGGGTGGTCTTCTTGACCCTCTTCGGCCGCTTCCGCGAGCGTTGCTTCCTGGGCCTCGTGGGGCTGAGCCTCGTGGTCGGGGATATGGGCATGACCGACGGGCTCAAGCACCTCGTCAACCGCCCCCGTCCCTTTTCGGTGCTTCCCGGGGTTCGGGAGGTGGAGGAAGGGAAGATCTCCTGGTCCGACCCGAGCCAGGGCCCACGGGGCCGGTCGTTTCCTTCCGGGCATGCGGCGAACAACGCAGCGCTCGCCTACCTGGTGACCGCTTTCTACGGGCCGCGGCTGGCCTGGGTCTGGCTCTGGGCGCTCCTGGTCGGCTACTCGCGGATCTATCTCGGGGTCCACTATCCCTCGGACGTTCTCGCCGGCTGGCTTGCGGGAGCCTTCTATGGCTGGGCGCTCTCCTCTGGGGCCGCCTACGCCTGGCGCCGGTGGGGAGCCCAGGTTTCCCCACGCCTCTTTGCCGCCCATCCCCGACTCCTCTACGCCCGGGATCGGCGCGGGGAGAAGCCGCAGGAAGCAGAGGAAGGCGGGATCGGGTAA
- a CDS encoding biopolymer transporter ExbD, whose protein sequence is MRFVERPKRQPLINLVSLIDILSIVLLFFVVTTTFQREEPAVKIDLPESARAKPVRADVPRILYVTEEEKVFLDDKPVEPKELGRILKETLAKSPETKIALKASKKAPFEIILQVMDAAKVAGITNLPTFTVDPKSTQSPQP, encoded by the coding sequence ATGCGGTTCGTCGAGCGCCCGAAACGGCAACCCCTGATCAACCTGGTTTCGCTGATCGACATCTTGTCGATCGTGCTCCTCTTTTTCGTCGTGACGACGACCTTTCAGCGGGAGGAGCCCGCCGTGAAGATCGACTTGCCGGAATCGGCCCGGGCCAAGCCGGTTCGGGCGGACGTCCCGCGCATCCTCTACGTGACCGAGGAAGAAAAGGTTTTCCTCGACGACAAGCCGGTCGAGCCCAAGGAGCTGGGCCGGATCCTCAAAGAGACCCTCGCCAAATCTCCCGAGACGAAGATCGCCCTCAAGGCGAGCAAGAAGGCTCCTTTTGAGATCATCCTGCAGGTGATGGATGCCGCCAAGGTTGCCGGCATCACCAATCTGCCTACCTTTACCGTAGATCCCAAATCCACGCAGAGCCCCCAACCGTGA
- a CDS encoding aspartate-semialdehyde dehydrogenase — translation MGLRIGIVGVTGAVGQEALRLLEQGTLAISEIRLFASARSAGRSFSFRREPVRVEEIRAERLAGLDYVFFSAGGTVSREHAPAAVEGGAVVIDNSSAYRMAADVPLVVPEVNAKALGRHSGIIANPNCTAAILATAVWPLHQAAVIERIVVATYQAASGAGAKALAELDAQVRQYAGGEPIEKKVFPEQIAFNVFSHNTPIGESGFNEEENKVAQEIRKIFGEPELGICATCIRVPVFRAHSEAVVIETRRKLSAEEAREILRHAPGLTLVDDRKANRFPTPLEAAGKREVLVGRLREDPSHPRALALFVSGDQLLKGAAWNAVQILELLAAG, via the coding sequence ATGGGCTTGCGCATCGGCATCGTCGGCGTCACCGGAGCGGTCGGTCAGGAGGCGCTTCGCCTGCTCGAGCAGGGGACCCTCGCGATCTCCGAGATCCGGCTCTTTGCTTCGGCGCGCTCCGCAGGCCGATCCTTTTCCTTTCGCCGCGAGCCGGTCCGGGTCGAGGAGATCCGGGCGGAGCGGCTCGCCGGGCTCGATTACGTCTTTTTCAGCGCCGGCGGCACAGTTTCCCGGGAGCATGCGCCGGCGGCGGTCGAAGGCGGGGCGGTCGTGATCGACAACTCTTCGGCCTACCGGATGGCGGCCGATGTCCCCCTGGTGGTGCCCGAGGTCAACGCCAAGGCCCTTGGCCGTCATTCGGGGATCATCGCCAATCCGAATTGCACTGCGGCCATCCTCGCCACCGCGGTCTGGCCCCTCCATCAAGCTGCCGTCATCGAGCGGATCGTTGTCGCGACCTACCAGGCGGCGAGCGGTGCCGGGGCGAAGGCGCTGGCCGAGCTCGACGCCCAGGTCCGGCAATATGCGGGCGGAGAGCCGATCGAGAAGAAGGTCTTTCCCGAGCAGATCGCCTTCAACGTCTTTTCCCACAACACGCCCATCGGCGAGTCGGGCTTCAACGAGGAGGAGAACAAGGTTGCGCAGGAGATCCGGAAGATCTTCGGAGAGCCCGAGCTCGGCATCTGCGCCACCTGCATCCGGGTTCCGGTCTTTCGGGCGCATTCCGAAGCGGTCGTGATCGAGACCCGGCGCAAGCTCTCCGCCGAGGAGGCCCGGGAGATCCTCCGCCATGCCCCGGGTCTCACGCTGGTCGACGACCGGAAGGCCAACCGCTTTCCTACCCCCCTGGAGGCGGCGGGCAAGCGGGAGGTGCTGGTCGGCCGGCTTCGGGAGGATCCTTCCCATCCGCGCGCGCTCGCCCTCTTCGTGAGCGGAGACCAGCTCCTCAAGGGAGCGGCCTGGAACGCCGTCCAGATCCTCGAGCTCCTGGCCGCGGGTTGA
- a CDS encoding 8-amino-7-oxononanoate synthase — translation MSAEFRGELQTELKGLAEAGLLRSLPQPGGVRAAGPWIHFASSDYLGLARHPEVIEAGCRAFREQGSGAGASRLLCPDAALHRELETRLASWKRREAALVFSSGYAAAAGTIPALVGRGDLVLLDRLSHASLIDGARASKATVRVFPHNDLAALEAILLRMRAKFRRVLLVTESVFSMDGDTAPLRELVAVKERHRAWCLVDEAHAEGIFGGTGAGLIEALGLEGQVEVELGTLSKALGSGGGFVAGDRELVELLVNRSRSFVYSTALPPPAAAAAQAALALLTSAEGEKRRERLRSLIALWGGGEGDRSAIFPVIYGEERRAVAVAARLREKGIFAPAIRFPTVPKGKARLRISLCAFHTPEEIRRLRSELSREEG, via the coding sequence GTGAGCGCGGAATTTCGCGGGGAGCTCCAGACGGAGCTCAAAGGGCTCGCCGAAGCGGGCCTGCTCCGTTCCCTGCCGCAGCCAGGGGGTGTGAGAGCGGCGGGGCCCTGGATCCACTTTGCCTCGAGCGACTACCTCGGCCTCGCCCGCCATCCGGAGGTGATCGAGGCGGGCTGCCGGGCATTCCGCGAGCAGGGGTCGGGGGCCGGCGCCTCCCGGCTGCTCTGTCCCGACGCGGCTCTTCATCGCGAGCTCGAAACCCGTCTCGCATCCTGGAAGCGCCGCGAGGCGGCCCTGGTCTTCTCAAGCGGCTACGCGGCGGCGGCCGGAACGATTCCCGCCCTGGTGGGGAGGGGGGATCTGGTCCTCCTCGACCGGCTGAGCCATGCGTCGCTGATCGACGGGGCGCGCGCCAGCAAGGCGACGGTGCGCGTCTTCCCCCACAACGATCTCGCCGCGCTCGAAGCGATCTTGCTCCGGATGAGGGCGAAGTTTCGGCGGGTGCTTTTGGTCACAGAATCCGTCTTCTCCATGGACGGAGACACCGCTCCCTTGCGGGAGCTGGTCGCCGTGAAGGAGAGGCATCGGGCCTGGTGCCTGGTGGACGAAGCCCATGCCGAGGGAATCTTTGGAGGAACCGGGGCAGGGCTCATCGAGGCGCTCGGCCTGGAAGGCCAGGTCGAGGTGGAGCTGGGGACTCTTTCCAAGGCGTTGGGATCGGGGGGCGGGTTTGTCGCCGGGGACCGGGAGCTCGTCGAGCTCCTGGTCAACCGGTCGCGCTCCTTCGTCTATTCGACGGCCCTGCCGCCGCCGGCGGCCGCGGCGGCGCAGGCGGCGCTCGCCCTGCTGACTTCGGCCGAGGGGGAGAAGCGGCGGGAGCGGCTGCGATCGCTCATCGCCCTCTGGGGAGGGGGTGAGGGAGACCGCTCCGCCATCTTCCCCGTGATCTATGGGGAGGAGAGGCGGGCGGTCGCGGTGGCCGCCCGGCTGCGGGAAAAGGGAATCTTCGCCCCGGCCATCCGATTTCCGACCGTCCCCAAGGGGAAGGCACGGCTGCGGATCTCGCTCTGCGCGTTCCACACGCCCGAAGAGATCCGGAGGCTCCGGTCGGAGCTTTCGAGAGAAGAAGGATGA
- the def gene encoding peptide deformylase has translation MILPIALYGNPVLRQAGAPVRRFDPNLRKFAEEMRETMVAHHGVGLAAQQVGKALLFAVVDITAAKAASTMVVGGMPVPVEEQMPLFLANPVLSLTKSKEIGNEGCLSFPGLRIDVPRSRRVSVRAQDLHGKPLVFEASGFLAVVIQHEVDHLYGRLFIDYLKPAQRKEIKEELIRIQKGLPAGTPD, from the coding sequence GTGATTCTCCCGATCGCTCTTTACGGCAACCCGGTCCTTCGCCAAGCCGGGGCGCCCGTTCGCCGCTTCGATCCGAATCTCCGCAAGTTCGCCGAAGAGATGCGCGAGACCATGGTCGCCCATCATGGAGTCGGGCTCGCCGCTCAGCAAGTGGGCAAGGCTCTGCTCTTTGCGGTCGTCGACATTACCGCGGCCAAGGCTGCCTCCACGATGGTCGTGGGCGGCATGCCGGTGCCGGTCGAAGAGCAGATGCCCCTCTTCCTGGCCAACCCCGTGCTCTCGCTGACGAAGTCGAAGGAGATCGGCAACGAGGGCTGCTTGAGCTTCCCCGGCCTCCGGATCGACGTTCCGCGCTCCCGGCGCGTCTCGGTCCGCGCACAGGATCTCCACGGGAAGCCCCTGGTCTTCGAGGCCAGCGGCTTTCTCGCCGTGGTCATCCAGCACGAGGTCGATCACCTCTATGGCAGGCTCTTCATCGACTATCTCAAGCCCGCGCAGCGAAAAGAGATCAAGGAGGAGCTCATCCGGATCCAGAAAGGACTGCCTGCGGGCACGCCAGACTGA
- a CDS encoding cation-translocating P-type ATPase, with amino-acid sequence MNIRLRIGGMTCSNCARHVQTALCAVPKVSSARVDLEKGRATVEVGEGGPSPAALVEAVQKAGYEAAPADDEEDSSGPWQRGLLVGVILTPLLFVLPWLVRAPPHPHWLGWVELALALPVQLITGGPFYQGAYRQLRNGRLDMDVLVSLGSSAAFLLSVYGLLRPGALGHGYFDEAAAILTLVSVGHWLEARVSLRASRTLRTLLSLAPPKARLHHPGGEEEEVSVEQLKKGDLVVLGPGDRVPVDGVIEEGKGVLDESMLTGESQLVEKAAGGLLYAGTINVSRRIVMRVAAAGSETVLAHIAAIVERAQQSRAAIQRLVDRVSNVFVLAVLAVAAGTVLGWGWVGLGWEKALLRAASVLVVACPCAMGLATPAAILVAANVAARRGVLLRDAQALEKCGRIRRIVFDKTGTLTEPTVGKPSYYGCEPAEAEGLARALAAPSRHPLSQAVSRHFAEAEGVELEDWEEERGLGVRASFQGESVRLGSLRWLEELGVSLPAEVAGGANGTLGLASGKQLLATLPILARPKPSAAEVLRGLQEAGYAVYLFSGDRAEAAFAFSREVGIPAERTFAEVRPEAKAELVQKLQSQGEGVAFVGDGINDAPALAQADLGIAVLQATDIARESADVILLRRDIEAIPEILSLSAKTLRTIHENLFWAFFYNAAAIPLAIFGVLAPAVCAAAMGMSDLFVVGNALRLYRR; translated from the coding sequence ATGAACATCCGACTGCGAATTGGCGGAATGACCTGCTCCAACTGCGCCCGGCACGTGCAGACAGCGCTCTGCGCGGTTCCCAAGGTGAGCTCGGCGCGGGTCGATCTCGAAAAGGGCAGGGCGACGGTGGAGGTTGGCGAAGGAGGCCCCTCGCCGGCCGCTCTCGTCGAAGCGGTGCAGAAGGCCGGCTATGAGGCCGCACCCGCGGACGACGAGGAGGACTCATCGGGCCCTTGGCAGCGGGGCCTCTTGGTCGGGGTGATTCTCACCCCTCTTCTCTTCGTCCTGCCCTGGCTCGTCCGGGCGCCTCCTCATCCGCATTGGCTCGGCTGGGTCGAGCTTGCCCTGGCCCTGCCGGTGCAGCTGATCACCGGGGGGCCCTTCTACCAGGGGGCTTATCGGCAGCTTCGCAACGGCAGGCTCGACATGGATGTGCTCGTCTCCCTGGGCAGCTCGGCCGCCTTCCTCTTGAGCGTCTATGGGCTGCTGCGCCCGGGGGCGCTCGGTCATGGCTATTTCGATGAGGCGGCCGCAATCCTTACCCTGGTGAGCGTGGGCCACTGGCTCGAGGCCCGCGTCTCCCTGCGCGCCTCTCGAACGCTGCGCACGCTCTTGTCCCTTGCGCCTCCGAAAGCCCGCCTCCATCACCCGGGCGGAGAAGAGGAGGAGGTCTCGGTCGAGCAGCTCAAGAAGGGGGATCTGGTGGTTCTGGGGCCGGGGGACCGGGTGCCTGTCGACGGGGTCATCGAGGAAGGGAAGGGGGTGCTCGACGAGAGCATGCTGACCGGAGAGTCGCAGCTCGTGGAGAAGGCGGCGGGAGGCTTGCTCTACGCCGGAACGATCAATGTGAGCCGGCGGATCGTGATGCGGGTGGCGGCCGCGGGGTCGGAGACGGTGCTCGCCCATATCGCGGCGATCGTCGAGCGGGCCCAGCAGAGCCGGGCGGCGATCCAGCGGCTGGTCGATCGGGTGAGCAACGTCTTCGTGCTCGCGGTCCTCGCCGTCGCCGCGGGAACCGTCCTCGGCTGGGGATGGGTCGGGCTCGGGTGGGAAAAGGCCCTCTTGCGCGCCGCTTCGGTCCTGGTCGTTGCCTGTCCTTGCGCCATGGGGCTGGCGACTCCGGCGGCGATCCTGGTGGCTGCGAACGTGGCGGCCCGGAGGGGGGTTCTTTTGCGAGATGCCCAGGCGCTCGAAAAGTGCGGGAGGATCCGGAGGATCGTCTTCGACAAGACCGGCACGCTCACCGAGCCGACCGTGGGAAAGCCCTCCTATTATGGCTGCGAGCCCGCAGAAGCGGAAGGGCTCGCACGGGCGCTCGCCGCTCCGAGCCGCCATCCGTTGAGCCAAGCGGTCTCCCGGCATTTTGCGGAGGCGGAGGGTGTCGAGCTGGAGGACTGGGAGGAGGAGCGCGGCCTGGGAGTGCGGGCATCCTTCCAGGGAGAGAGCGTGCGGCTGGGCTCGCTGCGCTGGCTCGAAGAGCTCGGCGTTTCGCTGCCTGCGGAGGTGGCAGGCGGAGCCAACGGAACGCTCGGCCTCGCCTCGGGCAAGCAACTCCTGGCGACCCTGCCGATCCTCGCCCGGCCCAAGCCCTCGGCGGCGGAGGTGCTCCGCGGGCTGCAGGAAGCGGGCTATGCGGTCTACCTCTTTTCGGGCGATCGGGCCGAGGCGGCCTTCGCCTTCTCCCGAGAGGTGGGAATCCCGGCGGAGCGGACCTTTGCCGAGGTGCGTCCGGAAGCCAAGGCGGAGCTTGTGCAGAAGCTCCAGTCCCAAGGGGAGGGGGTCGCGTTCGTGGGAGACGGGATCAATGATGCGCCCGCTCTCGCCCAGGCCGACCTCGGCATCGCCGTGCTCCAGGCGACCGACATCGCCCGGGAATCGGCCGATGTGATCCTGCTGCGCAGGGACATCGAGGCGATCCCGGAAATTCTCTCCTTGAGCGCCAAGACGCTCCGGACGATCCACGAGAATCTCTTTTGGGCCTTCTTTTACAACGCGGCGGCCATTCCTCTGGCGATCTTCGGCGTGCTCGCTCCCGCCGTCTGCGCGGCGGCGATGGGCATGTCCGACCTCTTTGTCGTCGGGAATGCCTTGCGACTCTACCGCCGCTGA
- a CDS encoding YdbL family protein, whose amino-acid sequence MESILRSPRRGWLLLAIPLLLLGCSPTVRVTTPEPVRINVHMGVVVTEKENTRAAPVPPEVAERRRLRSGEIQGLKNAGVVGEDRDGFLAVVNPPADAAYKQYAEHVVQEENRDRLKLYMAQTKLQGKPLEEIQDEYARRWARRTFPGEYVQQPDGAWIRK is encoded by the coding sequence ATGGAGAGTATCCTCCGATCTCCCCGTAGGGGATGGCTTCTTCTGGCCATCCCGCTTCTCCTGCTCGGCTGCTCTCCGACGGTGCGCGTCACGACTCCGGAGCCGGTGAGGATCAACGTCCACATGGGAGTCGTCGTCACGGAGAAGGAGAACACGCGCGCCGCGCCGGTCCCGCCCGAGGTCGCAGAGCGAAGGCGGCTCCGCTCGGGGGAGATCCAGGGATTGAAAAACGCGGGTGTAGTCGGAGAGGATCGCGACGGATTCCTGGCCGTCGTCAACCCTCCGGCGGATGCTGCCTACAAGCAGTATGCGGAACACGTCGTCCAGGAAGAGAACCGGGATCGCTTGAAGCTCTACATGGCGCAGACTAAATTGCAGGGAAAGCCCCTCGAAGAGATCCAGGACGAGTACGCGCGCCGCTGGGCCAGGCGCACCTTCCCGGGAGAGTATGTACAGCAGCCGGACGGAGCATGGATTCGCAAATAA